One Pleuronectes platessa chromosome 9, fPlePla1.1, whole genome shotgun sequence genomic region harbors:
- the LOC128448416 gene encoding AP-1 complex subunit sigma-2 isoform X1 yields MQFMLLFSRQGKLRLQKWYVPLSDKEKKKITRELVQTILARKPKMCSFLEWRDLKIVYKRYASLYFCCAIEDQDNELITLEIIHRYVELLDKYFGSVCELDIIFNFEKAYFILDEFLLGGEAQETSKKNVLKAIEQADLLQEEAETPRSVLEEIGLT; encoded by the exons ATGCAGTTCATGCTTCTGTTCAGTCGACAGGGCAAGCTCAGGCTTCAGAAATGGTACGTGCCTTTGTCTGataaggagaaaaagaagatcaCCAGAGAGTTGGTGCAGACCATCCTGGCTCGAAAGCCCAAAATGTGCAGCTTCCTAGAGTGGAGAGACCTGAAGATTGTATACAAGAG ATACGCCAGTTTGTACTTCTGCTGTGCCATCGAGGACCAGGACAATGAGCTCATCACACTGGAGATCATCCACAGATATGTGGAGCTGCTTGATAAATACTTTGGCAGT GTTTGTGAGTTGGACATAATTTTCAACTTTGAGAAGGCCTACTTCATTCTCGATGAATTCTTGTTGGGTGGGGAGGCTCAGGAGACGTCGAAGAAGAATGTATTAAAGGCCATTGAGCAGGCTGACCTGCTGCAGGAG GAAGCAGAGACCCCGCGCAGTGTGCTGGAGGAAATCGGTCTGACATAA
- the LOC128448416 gene encoding AP-1 complex subunit sigma-2 isoform X2: MQFMLLFSRQGKLRLQKWYVPLSDKEKKKITRELVQTILARKPKMCSFLEWRDLKIVYKRYASLYFCCAIEDQDNELITLEIIHRYVELLDKYFGSVCELDIIFNFEKAYFILDEFLLGGEAQETSKKNVLKAIEQADLLQEPRHEYFNVPVY; encoded by the exons ATGCAGTTCATGCTTCTGTTCAGTCGACAGGGCAAGCTCAGGCTTCAGAAATGGTACGTGCCTTTGTCTGataaggagaaaaagaagatcaCCAGAGAGTTGGTGCAGACCATCCTGGCTCGAAAGCCCAAAATGTGCAGCTTCCTAGAGTGGAGAGACCTGAAGATTGTATACAAGAG ATACGCCAGTTTGTACTTCTGCTGTGCCATCGAGGACCAGGACAATGAGCTCATCACACTGGAGATCATCCACAGATATGTGGAGCTGCTTGATAAATACTTTGGCAGT GTTTGTGAGTTGGACATAATTTTCAACTTTGAGAAGGCCTACTTCATTCTCGATGAATTCTTGTTGGGTGGGGAGGCTCAGGAGACGTCGAAGAAGAATGTATTAAAGGCCATTGAGCAGGCTGACCTGCTGCAGGAG ccCCGTCATGAGTACTTTAATGTGCCTGTGTACTGA
- the LOC128448415 gene encoding synapse-associated protein 1: MFKNWGNWLGLEGGNGRGKQEGETVVEASEDNSSPEMDRPKADAEYEDKHADPHPLLQKAKGFSGYIYNFASSASKNLSESVVETAQTLKKSVEEGNINGIIDKTLLGDFQKEQEKFVQEKKAKKFGAAVPPWVGFNDEETVQQQILSLSADKRNFLRDPPAGVQFHFDFEHMYPVAMVMLEEDELLRRMRFHLVPKQVKEEAFWKNYFYRVSLIKQSAQLTALAAQQAAERRDVEKTACSPVDTCQKGVDEGKTPPTICSTKLKSSEDEEEISTSPPVSEFVSDAFDSCNINKDDLRKEMEMLVLDKRETQSTTQDETPDWERELQEELKEYNVLADNQSHDDNWDKEIEDMLKEDS; this comes from the exons ATGTTTAAGAACTGGGGAAACTGGTTAGGACTAGAGGGGGGAAATGGCCGAGGTAAACAAGAAGGCGAGACTGTTGTTGAAGCCAGTGAAGACAACAGCAGTCCCGAGATGGACAGACCAAAGGCTGATGCTGAGTATGAGGACAAACACGCGGATCCTCATCCACTTCTACAGAAAGCAAAGGGCTTCAGTG GTTACATCTATAACTTTGCCAGCAGTGCCTCTAAGAATCTGTCCGAGTCCGTGGTTGAAACAGCACAAACTTTGAAGAAGAGTGTCGAGGAGGGCAACATAAATGGAATTATTGATAAG ACCCTTTTGGGTGATTTCCAGAAAGAACAAGAAAAGTTTGTTCAGGAGAAAAAAGCCAAAAAGTTTG GTGCTGCTGTGCCTCCATGGGTTGGTTTCAATGATGAGGAAACTGTACAGCAACAGATTTTATCTCTCTCCGCA GACAAAAGAAACTTTTTGCGAGACCCTCCTGCTGGGGTTCAGTTTCACTTTGACTTTGAGCACATGTATCCAGTCGCCATGGTGATGCTGGAGGAAGACGAGCTCCTCAGAAGGATGCGCTTCCATCTGGTCCCCAAACA GGTGAAAGAGGAAGCCTTCTGGAAGAATTACTTTTACCGCGTGTCCTTGATAAAACAGTCGGCTCAGCTCACAGCTCTAGCAGCACAACAGGCGGCGGAACGGAGAGATGTGGAGAAAACTGCCTGCAGTCCCGTGGATACTTGTCAAAAGG GTGTAGATGAAGGGAAAACTCCTCCAACCATTTGCAGCACCAAACTAAAGTCCAGTGAG gatgaagaggagatcTCCACCAGCCCACCTGTGTCTGAATTTGTTAGTGATGCTTTTGACTCATGCAACATAAATAAGGACGACTTGCGCAAAGAGATGGAAATGCTGGTTCTGGACAAACGGGAAACTCAAAGCACAACACAAG ATGAGACCCCAGACTGGGAAAGAGAGTTACAGGAGGAACTTAAAGAGTACAACGtgttggctgataaccagagcCACGACGACAACTGGGACAAAGAGATTGAGGATATGCTAAAGGAGGACAGCTAG